One genomic region from Chitinophagales bacterium encodes:
- a CDS encoding HNH endonuclease signature motif containing protein, giving the protein MSVYIPESVRQFVATRADYRCEYCRIYERYSFLAFHIEHIISQKHGGTSDNNNLAYSCPICNWNKGTDVATFLEGIHVPVRFFNPRMDVWSNHFEVEDSGLILAKTNIGQATIKIFDLNHFDSMLERRYLLANNML; this is encoded by the coding sequence ATGAGTGTATATATTCCTGAATCGGTTCGACAATTCGTTGCAACAAGAGCTGATTATCGTTGTGAGTATTGTCGAATTTATGAACGTTATTCATTTCTTGCTTTTCACATAGAACACATTATCAGTCAGAAGCATGGGGGAACATCAGACAACAATAACTTAGCCTATTCTTGTCCTATTTGCAATTGGAACAAAGGGACAGATGTTGCTACTTTTTTAGAAGGAATTCATGTTCCTGTACGCTTTTTCAATCCAAGAATGGATGTTTGGAGTAATCACTTCGAGGTAGAAGATAGTGGACTCATTTTGGCAAAAACAAATATAGGTCAAGCTACAATAAAGATTTTTGACCTTAATCACTTTGATTCCATGTTAGAAAGGCGTTATTTGTTGGCTAACAATATGCTTTGA